GCCTGCAGCGCCGGCAGCTGTCGGCGTCAGGGTAATGACCGCATTGCCTATCGTACCTGAATAAGCGCTAAAATTAAATTTAAAATAACCTTCGCGCGCATAGGAAGAAGCATCGGCCTTCACCTCAACCGTGGCCGCTGACGTACCCGCTTGGTTCGTGCCCGCATAGCTGCCGTCCCTAACGAATGAGTCGTCCACTGCTGTGAATGCCGTTGGATTAACTCCTGCAACGCCCGTTCCTTCGTAGATGCCCATATTTGGTGCAAGCGTGCTTGAGACTGGATTGCCAAAGTAATCCTTACCTCCATTATTCGCGACAAGCTTGCCTGCCGCAATAGCCGGAGATCCGGTCTGCAATTGGTAAGCTGCAGCCGTTGCCAAACCAATACCGGCACCGCCTGGATTCTGGAATTTAGGATCAGCTGTCAGTTTAAAGGCATCCGCAGGCTCGCTCGCCGAATGCGTGCCGCTCGCTTCGTAGAACAGATTGTTGCTGAACGTATTCACGCCAAGATTGCTGTTCCAGTTCGTCGTATTCGTTTCACTTGCATTATAGAAAATATTATTATAAAAGGTATATCCTGTTTTCACCGTCGTGTCCGCGCTAATTTTATTGGATTGCCCATCGTAGTAAAAGACATTGTTATACATATAGGCGGGATTCGTTTCATTTGAAGCAAAATGTCTGAAAATAAGTCCGTCATTTTGGCTGACGTTATACCTCATCACATCGTTTTTGTTGCCGCCCATTAAAAGCATGAAGCCCATCGGATTATCATGACTGTAGTTGTACTGGTACGTCGTATTTTCCAAATAGTAATCAAAATCGTAAGCGCATCCATCTTGATTCGAGATAGGTCCGCCGTAGGCTTCGTTGTACTGTAAAACAGAATTTTTGGCCACCGCCAGCCAAATAGCGGCGATCGCATTGGAGGAGGCAATTCTCGTTCCGAAGCTCGTTGCCACGTTATACTCTACAACCGCAGCGTCGGTGTCCCGCAAAATAATGCCGTCTCCGCCAATGTCCGTCATCGTGTTATTGGCAATGTAAAAATTCGTATTCCAAGCGCCATACGTAGACGTTGCCGTAGTTCCGAACGAATTATCATTCGTGTACGTTTTGTGCGCTGCTGCGCGAATCGCGACACGATCTACTTTGCGTATCGTATTGCCCACAATGTGTACGTCGTTGAACCGGGAAATCGTAGCTTGTGATGTCGTATATGTACCCACGATCGTACCGATGATGCCTCCATTTTCCTTTGCTCCAGCATTTTTGTAGCCATTGACGTCGTGAATGTAACAATTTTGGATATAAATATGATTGTAAACCTGGTCGCTTTCATTCGCGTCAATGACGAAGAAGATCCCTGCATAAAGCGCATTCGCATTCGAGCTATTATCCACGGATGGATTGTAGTTGGTCACTTCCAAATTGTTAATTTCCCAATATTGCTGGTTGCGCAAAAAAACAGTGCCTGTATTATAAGCCGTCGTGGAGTTTGCAATGGTTTGCGCGAAGGTCGAACCGCCCCCATTGATAATCGGCTTGCTGCCTGTGCCATATTGATTAATGACAATGGGCTGCCCTGCTGAACCGGAACCTTTTGGCCACAATTGGCCGTTCCAGATCCCTCCCGCCTTAAATAATACTTGATCGCCCGGTTGGAACGTTGTGCTGTTAACTTTTGCTAGGCTCTGCCAAGCCGCACTCGTGCTTGTTCCGCTGTTGCTGTCGCTTCCGTTGATAGAATCAACATAGTAGCTCGTGCCCGCAGCACTGACGTGACTCGGCAGCCAAGCCATCATCAGACTTAGCAGCAGCAACATAATAAGTACAACGGATAGCGGGCGTTTCACATCTGACCGTAAAACCATAATTCAATTCCTCCTTTTGTGTACATCCATGATTCAAGAGATGAAAAAGTTCTTATAGACTCCTTTCCCACTTATAATAAAACGCTTACATTTATGTTCGGTCTAGTTGATAAATTCAATTTTGCTGGAAAAGGAAGCAGATAGCTAGGCAGTTTTTTGACCTCTTCGGTGAATTTTTTAACCTTTTATTCCCTTTCATCCTTCCCAAATGCCAACCTGTTGCAAGTTCTTATGTAAACTTCCTTGACATCGATACTCATAATGATTATCATTATCATTGCTTCTTTCTCAGTGATAATGATTATCATAAATAAGAGAATAGCCTAGGATTTATTCCATATAGAACATTGGGGGAACCATGTAATGAGAATGAGAAAATTCGTACTAACCATCCATCTCTTGCTTAGCCTTACACTAGGTCTTTTTGTAGTCCTTACCTGTACGACAGGCAGCTTGTTGATGATTGAGCCTGAAGTCGAGAGCTGGATGCATCCTGTCCACCATGAACAAACACCTGGTCAAGTGAGTGCCGCAGTGATTAAACAGCATGCCGATGCAGCCAATCCTGGGTTTGTGGCCGACCGTATTGAATATCCGAAAAATGATCCGTTCTATCACGTACATTTGACACAAGCAAATAACGGCAAAGAAAACTTCACAGTCTATGCAGATCCAGGCACTGGAGATACTTTTGGCAAGGTACAGATTGATCGCCTTGAACCATTCGCTACGATCTATCAGCTTCATCGTTATTTCCTGCTTACCTCTGTGATTGGCAAAGTGCCAGCAGCCTCCCTTGTTGGAATCTTGGGAATTGCCCTGATTCTGATGTTGGTAAGCGGGATTTACTTATGGTGGCCAGGTCTTCGCAAACTGGCTACAGGCTTTAAAGTCGTGCTCCATCGAGGGAAATTGATAAAGAATATGAGCTTACATAAGACGGTAGGTATCATTTCCATTCCCTTTTTACTTGTGTTAGCTTTAACCGGCACCGTCAATGCCTTCGAGAAATCCATCCCGAACTGGGTAGGTTTCAAAGCCAAAGAAGAAATCCCTGCGACTGCCTTGCAAAGCAAATCAAAAGATGCCGCAGTACTTCCATTGGACCAAGTTGAGAAAATTGTGAAAGACACTTATCCCAAAAGTGAAGTCATCAAAATTCAACTTCCTCAGAAAGCCGGTCAATCTTATCAAATCGGTTTAAAAGAAGGCCTTAGCGGCAACGGCAGCAGCAATAGTACCCTTTATATGGACGCATCCACAGGTTCAGTTTTGTACAAAACTGACCCCAATCTGGCAATTAATTTGTATAATAGCTGGAGGAAAGGCCTCCACTTCGCTACTTGGGGCGGCGAACCGCTGCGAATCATCAGCTTTTTCTTCGGAATGACCCCGCTTGCGCTGATGATTACTGGACTTTTCATCTGGCGCATCAAAGCCAACGCGCGCAAACGCAGCCGCAACAAATCGGCAGCTGGATCCGCTGCTGCCGCTTAGTTGTTATCTTGGCTCCGCGAATCATCCAATAGCGGCATTTTCTTATGCTTGGCTTTCACAGCCAAGTATAAGCTTGTTGCTATAGCCCCCGACGTTCCGCAAATGATATCCGTCATCGTATCGATCAAGCTGCCATTTTGCGAATTGAGTCCTAATAAATGATCCGTTGTAAATTCATAAATCTCCCATACTCCGGCCATCGCTATGGAAAAAAACAAACTCAACCATATAGCCACATGGGCATTATGCGTCTTCTTTGTTTCTCTGTCATTCGCCTTCTTGTAAATCAGCAAACCAACAAAGCATAAAATAACACCTGAGAACAGATGCTCGAATTTATCCAGGTAAGGTATAACACCATAGAACCCCAGTTCATTTGCTAGAATCATCGTAATACAAATAAATAGCAATATCGAGAATCTTAGCGCCGCGAACATAGGGGTCTTCGTAATTTTGACCACGATTCTTATTAACAGCAGTACCCCGATAATCAGTGCCGCTTCCATAACTTTGGCAGTCTCGCCTTTTATTAAAAAGAAAACCAAGCATATGGCTGCAACTACATACATAGCCAGCTCGAAAAGATCATTCCCTCTATCTGTGCGTTTCTTTATTTGCATGACACTCACCTGCCTTAACTCCAGAAGTGTTGGATTAATACTGGACATTACACATTATGTTTCCTCTTTAAACAGTATATTATCGCTTACTCAATAAAAAAACTAGCCTGCGGATAGGCAAAGCCAGTCGGGTTAGTCAAGGTACCTTGAGGAGTAGCAAGCGGGAGTACCAGCGGAATACCAAGAGGAATACCAAGAGGAATACCAAGAGGAATACCTGCGGAATACAAAGCCTCCTAACGAACTCCATACCCTCTATTCGATCATAATCGCTCATTCTGAAAATCTAATGAATGCCAGATGCTCTATTTCAACCAAATGATTACCATTCAGCCAATAAAGTGGCAGGTAGCGCCAACTCCGTTCATTAAATCTCCAAAGTAGCCAATTTCTCGTCTATAAGCATTAGACAGTTCATTAGATGTTCTTTGCGAGCGAAGACCTCCAAAACAAAGCGGCTAGGCTACCTAGTCAAGGTACCTTGAGGAGAAACAAGCCCCTGCGGTATCAGCCAGCTACAACCCCGTAAGGTTGAAAAACAACCTTACCGTATGAGAAGAACATGCCAAATCAGCGAAGCGGCGCAGTTAACGCTGAAATACAGCTTTAAAGCTGCGGCATCCGCCAGTTCCAACCCCGTAAGGTTGAAAAACAACCTTACCGCATGAGAAAAGCATGCCTAATCAGCGAACCGGTGCAGTTAACGCTGAAATACAGCGTTACAGCTGCGGCATCAGCCAGTTCCAACCCCGTAAGGTTGAAAAACAACCTTACCGCATGAGAAAAGCATGCCTAATCAGTGAAGCGGTGCAGTTAATGCTGAAATACAGGGTTAAAGCTGCGGCATCAGCCAGATCCAACCCCGTAAGGTTGAAAAACAACCTTACCGCATGTGAAAAGCATGCCAAATCAGTGAAGCGGCGCAGTTAACGCTGAAATACAGCGTTAAAGCTGCGGCATCAGCCAGCTCCAACCCGGTAAGGTTGAAAAACAACCTTACCGCATGTGAAAAGCATGCCTAATCAGCGAACCGGTGCAGTTAACGCTGAAATACAGCGTTAAAGCTGCGGCATCAGCCAGATCCAACCCCGTAAGGTTGAAAAACAACCTTACCGCATGAGAAAAACATGCCTAATCAGCGAATCGGTGCAGTTAACGCTGAAATACAGCGTTAAAGCTGCGGCATCAGCCAGATCCAACCCCGTAAGGTTGAAAAACAACCTTACCGCATGAGAAAAGCACGCCTAATCAGCGGATCGGCAAATGATCACCTTTTGGAGCGAAAACCTCCAAAGCCAAGAAATCTGTGGTGGACACCAATGCAAAAAACCTAGCCTGCGGCTAGGTTTCCTGCATTTTTGCGCACGGGGATAAATGGGGGACAAATAAGCACTTTTAGGTGTCTTATTTTTCGTAACGAACCCCATTTGCCTTCCCGTTGAAAGATAAATAAGTCCACATCCGGAGCACGCGTTCCACCGGTCCAAAAGTAAAATGTGTCAGGTACCACCGACTGATAAAAAGTTGACCGAGATAAATAATCAAAGCAAGTCCGCAACCTGCAACCACACCCATTTTACCGAACCAGCCAAGACCATAGCCATAAAAAATCGTTGTTCCTATCACAGATTGCAGCAGATAATTCGTCAGCGACAACTTGCCGACCGCTTCGAAGCGCAACAGCCAAGGGGAAGATTTAGCTGACACATAACATAGCGCAAAAGCGAAAATATAGCCAAGCGACAACAGATTCGATCCAATCATCTCGCCCATTT
Above is a genomic segment from Paenibacillus sp. HWE-109 containing:
- a CDS encoding CBM96 family carbohydrate-binding protein, giving the protein MVLRSDVKRPLSVVLIMLLLLSLMMAWLPSHVSAAGTSYYVDSINGSDSNSGTSTSAAWQSLAKVNSTTFQPGDQVLFKAGGIWNGQLWPKGSGSAGQPIVINQYGTGSKPIINGGGSTFAQTIANSTTAYNTGTVFLRNQQYWEINNLEVTNYNPSVDNSSNANALYAGIFFVIDANESDQVYNHIYIQNCYIHDVNGYKNAGAKENGGIIGTIVGTYTTSQATISRFNDVHIVGNTIRKVDRVAIRAAAHKTYTNDNSFGTTATSTYGAWNTNFYIANNTMTDIGGDGIILRDTDAAVVEYNVATSFGTRIASSNAIAAIWLAVAKNSVLQYNEAYGGPISNQDGCAYDFDYYLENTTYQYNYSHDNPMGFMLLMGGNKNDVMRYNVSQNDGLIFRHFASNETNPAYMYNNVFYYDGQSNKISADTTVKTGYTFYNNIFYNASETNTTNWNSNLGVNTFSNNLFYEASGTHSASEPADAFKLTADPKFQNPGGAGIGLATAAAYQLQTGSPAIAAGKLVANNGGKDYFGNPVSSTLAPNMGIYEGTGVAGVNPTAFTAVDDSFVRDGSYAGTNQAGTSAATVEVKADASSYAREGYFKFNFSAYSGTIGNAVITLTPTAAGAAGIQNRVELVANNTWTEGALTWNNKPTSTTVLGNYTITAGTPIQINVTSQVQAAMASGKKVSIRVYNTNAAASTNLVSYASSENSNAALRPTLKITP
- a CDS encoding PepSY-associated TM helix domain-containing protein; this encodes MRMRKFVLTIHLLLSLTLGLFVVLTCTTGSLLMIEPEVESWMHPVHHEQTPGQVSAAVIKQHADAANPGFVADRIEYPKNDPFYHVHLTQANNGKENFTVYADPGTGDTFGKVQIDRLEPFATIYQLHRYFLLTSVIGKVPAASLVGILGIALILMLVSGIYLWWPGLRKLATGFKVVLHRGKLIKNMSLHKTVGIISIPFLLVLALTGTVNAFEKSIPNWVGFKAKEEIPATALQSKSKDAAVLPLDQVEKIVKDTYPKSEVIKIQLPQKAGQSYQIGLKEGLSGNGSSNSTLYMDASTGSVLYKTDPNLAINLYNSWRKGLHFATWGGEPLRIISFFFGMTPLALMITGLFIWRIKANARKRSRNKSAAGSAAAA